In Paraburkholderia bryophila, a single genomic region encodes these proteins:
- a CDS encoding AzlC family ABC transporter permease, giving the protein MLARLSDTDRRAFREGARDYSPTLMAIFSWGLVTGIAMSKSVLTLPQALTMSLLCYAGSSQLAVLPLLAAKLPIWTVLLTAAMVNTRFVIFSVGLAPHFSYLPMWRRIVLGYFNGDVIYLLFQKKSFPAGYLPGKEAYYWGMALCSWLSWQVSSIAGILLASLIPDNWGLALAGTLALLPIMVSAIASRSTLVAVSIAGVVSLLAFDLPYRLALPLAVIAAIVAGSAADLMVERADLRRIRSSAGDSR; this is encoded by the coding sequence ATGCTCGCTCGTCTGTCTGATACCGATCGCCGTGCCTTCCGTGAGGGCGCGCGCGATTATTCGCCGACGCTGATGGCGATTTTCTCGTGGGGTCTCGTCACCGGCATTGCCATGAGCAAATCGGTGCTCACGCTGCCGCAGGCGCTCACCATGTCGCTGCTGTGCTACGCCGGTTCGTCGCAACTGGCGGTGCTGCCGCTGCTCGCCGCCAAACTGCCGATCTGGACCGTGCTGCTCACCGCGGCCATGGTCAACACGCGTTTCGTGATCTTCAGCGTCGGCCTCGCGCCGCACTTCTCCTATCTGCCAATGTGGCGCCGCATCGTGCTCGGCTACTTCAACGGCGACGTGATCTATCTGCTGTTCCAGAAGAAGAGCTTCCCAGCCGGCTACCTGCCGGGCAAGGAGGCGTACTACTGGGGCATGGCGCTGTGCAGCTGGTTGTCGTGGCAGGTCTCGTCGATCGCGGGGATTCTGCTGGCGAGCCTGATTCCGGACAACTGGGGGCTCGCGCTGGCGGGCACACTCGCGTTGCTGCCGATCATGGTGTCGGCGATCGCGAGCCGCTCCACGCTGGTGGCGGTCAGCATTGCCGGCGTGGTGTCGCTGCTCGCATTCGACCTTCCTTACCGGCTCGCGTTGCCGCTGGCGGTGATCGCGGCAATCGTGGCCGGCAGCGCCGCCGACCTGATGGTCGAGCGCGCCGACTTGCGCCGCATCCGCAGCAGCGCCGGAGATTCCCGATGA
- a CDS encoding AzlD domain-containing protein, which translates to MTSTQIWLAIFGMTFVTAVTRAMFLIGGERTVLPPRVQKMLRYAPAAALAAVVLPDVLATPDGLSFAPSNHEFYATLAGLGWFLWRRSMLGTIVVGMLVFTLLRLVL; encoded by the coding sequence ATGACCTCCACCCAGATCTGGCTCGCCATCTTCGGCATGACCTTCGTCACCGCGGTGACACGCGCCATGTTTCTAATCGGCGGCGAGCGCACGGTGTTGCCGCCGCGCGTGCAGAAGATGCTGCGCTACGCGCCGGCCGCGGCGCTCGCGGCGGTGGTGTTGCCCGACGTGCTGGCGACGCCCGACGGTCTGTCGTTCGCGCCCTCCAACCACGAGTTCTACGCGACGCTGGCGGGTCTCGGCTGGTTTTTATGGCGGCGCAGCATGCTCGGCACGATTGTCGTCGGCATGCTTGTGTTCACGTTGTTACGCCTCGTGCTGTAG
- a CDS encoding phosphoglycerate kinase translates to MNKVLRLSDLNAEGKLSGKRVFIRADLNVPQDDQGNITEDTRIRASVPAIKAALDAGAAVMVTSHLGRPTEGAFKPEDSLAPVAKRLADLLGRDVPLVANWVENGVNVAPGSVVLLENCRVNKGEKKDSDELAQKMAKLCDIYVNDAFGTAHRAEATTHGIAKYAPIACAGPLLAAELEALGKALGAPKRPLVAIVAGSKVSTKLTILKSLADKVDQLIVGGGIANTFMLAAGLKIGKSLAEPDLLDEAKVIIEAAKARGASVPIPMDVVTAKEFSPTAKAEVKAVADVQDDDLILDIGPETAKVLALQLEKADTIVWNGPVGVFEFDQFGNGTKTLADAIAKSSAFSIAGGGDTLAAIAKYGIQDKISYISTGGGAFLEFLEGKKLPAVEVLESRA, encoded by the coding sequence ATGAACAAGGTATTGCGTCTCTCTGATCTGAACGCCGAAGGCAAGCTTTCCGGCAAACGCGTGTTCATCCGCGCCGATCTGAACGTGCCGCAGGACGATCAAGGCAACATCACCGAAGACACGCGCATCCGCGCCTCCGTGCCGGCCATCAAGGCCGCGCTCGACGCCGGCGCCGCCGTGATGGTCACGTCGCACCTGGGCCGCCCGACCGAGGGCGCTTTCAAGCCGGAAGACTCGCTCGCGCCGGTCGCCAAGCGTCTGGCCGACCTGCTCGGCCGCGATGTGCCGCTGGTCGCCAACTGGGTCGAAAACGGCGTGAACGTCGCGCCGGGCTCGGTCGTGCTGCTGGAAAACTGCCGCGTCAACAAGGGCGAAAAGAAAGATTCCGACGAGCTCGCGCAGAAAATGGCGAAGCTCTGCGACATCTACGTGAACGACGCGTTCGGCACCGCGCACCGCGCGGAAGCGACCACCCACGGTATCGCCAAATACGCGCCCATCGCGTGCGCCGGCCCGCTGCTGGCAGCTGAGCTCGAAGCGCTCGGCAAGGCGCTCGGCGCGCCGAAGCGTCCGTTGGTGGCGATCGTCGCCGGTTCGAAGGTGTCGACCAAGCTGACCATTCTGAAATCGCTCGCCGACAAGGTCGATCAACTGATCGTCGGCGGCGGTATCGCCAATACGTTCATGCTGGCCGCCGGCTTGAAGATCGGCAAGTCGCTCGCCGAACCCGATCTGCTGGACGAAGCCAAAGTCATTATCGAAGCCGCCAAGGCCCGCGGCGCCTCGGTGCCGATCCCGATGGACGTGGTCACGGCCAAAGAGTTTTCGCCGACCGCCAAGGCCGAAGTGAAAGCCGTCGCCGACGTGCAAGACGACGACCTGATCCTCGACATTGGACCGGAAACCGCCAAGGTGCTCGCCTTGCAACTGGAAAAAGCCGACACGATCGTGTGGAACGGCCCGGTCGGCGTGTTCGAATTCGATCAGTTCGGCAACGGCACGAAAACGCTGGCGGACGCTATCGCCAAGTCGTCGGCGTTCTCGATCGCAGGCGGCGGCGACACGCTCGCGGCGATCGCCAAGTACGGCATCCAGGACAAGATCAGCTATATCTCGACCGGCGGCGGCGCCTTCCTCGAGTTCCTCGAGGGCAAGAAACTGCCCGCTGTCGAAGTTCTGGAATCGCGGGCTTAA
- the pyk gene encoding pyruvate kinase gives MHRATKIVATIGPASNTPEILLQMIQAGLDVVRLNFSHGTADDHRQRAEFVREAARQAGREVAIMADLQGPKIRVGKFENGKIMLVAGEPFILDAECELGNEQRAGLDYKDLPRDLKPGDVLLLNDGLIVLDVARVIGSEIHTIVKIGGELSNNKGINRQGGGLSAPALTAKDMEDIRTAMSLGVDYVAVSFPKNATDMEMARQLANIAGAPYGIKPKMIAKIERAEAIPALQGILDASDGIMVARGDLAVEVGNAAVPALQKRMIRMARESNKFVITATQMMESMIYAPVPTRAEVSDVANAVLDGTDAVMLSAESAAGKYPVQTIETMAAICVEAEKSEQSELDKDFLDRTFTRIDQSIAMGALFTAYHLGAKAIVALTESGSTALWMSRHWTHVPIFALTPRVGSERAMALYRNVTSLHLDTNTDRDTALQQALETVVSKGYASRGDMVVLTVGEPMGQAGGTNTLKIVRVGEPY, from the coding sequence ATGCATCGCGCCACCAAGATTGTCGCCACCATCGGACCGGCTTCCAACACGCCGGAAATCCTGCTGCAAATGATTCAGGCAGGACTGGACGTGGTGCGGCTCAATTTCTCGCACGGCACCGCCGACGACCACCGCCAGCGCGCCGAATTCGTGCGCGAGGCGGCCCGCCAGGCCGGCCGTGAAGTCGCCATCATGGCTGACCTGCAAGGCCCGAAGATTCGGGTCGGTAAGTTTGAAAACGGCAAGATCATGCTGGTCGCCGGCGAGCCGTTTATCCTCGACGCCGAATGCGAACTCGGCAACGAGCAGCGCGCCGGTCTCGACTACAAAGACCTGCCGCGCGACCTGAAACCGGGCGACGTGCTGTTGCTCAACGACGGCCTGATCGTGCTGGACGTCGCGCGTGTGATCGGCAGCGAGATCCATACGATCGTCAAGATCGGCGGCGAGCTGTCGAACAACAAGGGCATCAACCGCCAGGGCGGCGGCCTGTCGGCGCCCGCGCTGACCGCGAAAGACATGGAAGACATCCGCACGGCCATGTCGCTCGGCGTCGACTATGTCGCGGTCTCGTTCCCGAAGAACGCCACCGACATGGAAATGGCTCGCCAACTGGCGAACATCGCCGGTGCGCCGTACGGCATCAAGCCGAAGATGATCGCCAAGATCGAGCGCGCGGAAGCGATTCCGGCGCTGCAAGGCATTCTCGACGCGTCGGACGGCATCATGGTCGCGCGTGGCGATCTGGCCGTGGAAGTGGGCAATGCCGCAGTCCCGGCGCTGCAAAAGCGCATGATCCGGATGGCGCGTGAATCGAACAAGTTCGTGATCACCGCGACCCAGATGATGGAGTCGATGATCTACGCACCGGTGCCGACCCGCGCTGAAGTGTCGGACGTCGCCAACGCGGTGCTGGACGGCACCGACGCGGTGATGCTGTCGGCGGAATCCGCGGCCGGCAAGTACCCGGTGCAGACCATCGAAACGATGGCGGCGATCTGTGTCGAAGCCGAGAAGTCGGAGCAGTCGGAACTGGACAAGGATTTCCTCGACCGCACGTTCACCCGCATCGACCAGTCGATCGCGATGGGCGCGCTCTTCACCGCCTACCACCTGGGCGCGAAGGCGATCGTGGCGCTGACCGAATCCGGTTCCACCGCGCTGTGGATGTCGCGTCACTGGACCCACGTGCCGATCTTCGCGCTCACGCCGCGGGTCGGCAGCGAACGCGCCATGGCGCTGTACCGCAACGTGACCTCGCTGCATCTGGACACCAACACCGACCGCGACACCGCGTTGCAACAGGCGCTGGAAACCGTGGTGAGCAAGGGTTACGCGTCGCGTGGCGACATGGTGGTGCTGACCGTCGGCGAGCCGATGGGTCAGGCCGGCGGCACGAATACGTTGAAAATCGTGCGAGTCGGCGAGCCGTATTGA
- the fba gene encoding class II fructose-bisphosphate aldolase (catalyzes the reversible aldol condensation of dihydroxyacetonephosphate and glyceraldehyde 3-phosphate in the Calvin cycle, glycolysis, and/or gluconeogenesis) yields the protein MPLVSMRQLLDHAAENGYGLPAFNVNNLEQVQAIMMAADKVNAPVIMQASAGARKYAGEPFLRHLIEAAVESYPHIPVVMHQDHGQSPAVCMAAIRSGFTSVMMDGSLEADGKTVASYEYNVEVSRRVVDAAHSIGITVEAELGVLGSLETMKGDKEDGHGADGLMTREQLLTDPEQAADFVKLTQCDALAIAIGTSHGAYKFSKKPTGDILSIQRIKEIHQRIPNTHLVMHGSSSVPQELLAEIREFGGDMKETYGVPVEEIQEGIKNGVRKINIDTDLRLAITGAIRRYMATNPGKFDPRDYLKPARDAAMKVCIERYTQFGCEGQAGKIKPVSLDKIAEKYKSGEFAQVVR from the coding sequence ATGCCTCTCGTATCAATGCGTCAACTGCTCGACCATGCCGCCGAAAACGGCTATGGCTTGCCGGCATTCAACGTGAACAATCTGGAGCAGGTGCAGGCGATCATGATGGCGGCCGACAAGGTCAACGCGCCGGTCATCATGCAGGCTTCCGCCGGTGCGCGTAAGTACGCGGGCGAGCCGTTTCTGCGCCATCTGATCGAAGCCGCGGTCGAGTCGTATCCGCACATTCCGGTCGTGATGCACCAGGACCACGGCCAGTCGCCGGCGGTCTGCATGGCCGCGATCCGCAGCGGTTTCACCAGCGTGATGATGGACGGCTCGCTCGAAGCCGACGGCAAGACCGTCGCCTCGTACGAGTACAACGTCGAAGTGTCGCGCCGCGTAGTAGACGCCGCGCACTCGATCGGTATCACGGTGGAAGCGGAACTGGGCGTGCTCGGTTCGCTGGAAACCATGAAGGGCGACAAGGAAGACGGTCACGGCGCTGACGGCCTGATGACTCGCGAGCAACTGCTGACCGATCCGGAGCAGGCCGCCGACTTCGTCAAGCTGACGCAATGCGACGCTTTGGCGATCGCGATCGGTACGTCGCACGGCGCGTACAAGTTCAGCAAGAAGCCCACGGGCGACATTCTGTCGATCCAGCGCATCAAGGAAATCCACCAGCGCATTCCGAACACCCATCTGGTGATGCACGGTTCGTCGTCGGTGCCGCAGGAACTGCTCGCGGAAATCCGCGAATTCGGCGGCGACATGAAGGAAACCTACGGCGTGCCGGTCGAAGAAATTCAGGAAGGCATCAAGAACGGCGTGCGCAAGATCAACATCGACACCGATCTGCGTCTGGCGATCACCGGCGCGATCCGCCGCTACATGGCGACCAACCCGGGCAAGTTCGATCCGCGCGATTACCTGAAGCCGGCGCGCGACGCCGCCATGAAGGTCTGTATCGAGCGTTACACGCAATTCGGCTGCGAAGGCCAGGCGGGCAAGATCAAGCCGGTTTCGCTTGATAAAATCGCGGAGAAGTACAAATCGGGCGAGTTCGCGCAAGTCGTGCGCTAA
- a CDS encoding phosphoribosylaminoimidazolesuccinocarboxamide synthase, translating into MSTLYESTLRSLPLLGRGKVRDNYAVGNDQLLIVTTDRLSAFDVIMGEPIPNKGRVLNEMANFWFDKLAHVVPNHLTGVAPESVVAADEVEQVKGRAVVVKRLEPILVEAVVRGYLAGSGWKDYQATGSVCGVELPAGLQNAQKLPEPIFTPAAKAEMGHHDENITYNEMERRIGTELSATIRDISIKLYKEAADYAATRGIIIADTKFEFGLDNHGKLYLMDEALTADSSRFWPADQYQVGTNPPSFDKQFVRDWLETQTWKKEPPAPKLPDEVVTKTGEKYQEALERLTGQKLA; encoded by the coding sequence ATGTCTACCCTCTACGAATCCACGCTCCGCTCGCTGCCGTTGCTCGGCCGCGGTAAAGTCCGCGACAACTATGCGGTGGGCAACGACCAGTTGCTGATCGTCACGACCGACCGTCTGTCGGCGTTTGACGTCATCATGGGCGAGCCGATTCCGAATAAGGGACGCGTGCTCAACGAAATGGCGAACTTCTGGTTCGACAAACTCGCGCATGTAGTGCCGAATCACCTGACGGGCGTGGCGCCCGAATCCGTGGTGGCGGCTGACGAAGTCGAGCAGGTGAAGGGCCGTGCCGTGGTGGTGAAGCGCCTCGAGCCGATCCTCGTCGAAGCCGTGGTGCGCGGCTATCTGGCCGGCAGCGGCTGGAAAGACTACCAGGCCACCGGTTCGGTATGCGGCGTGGAACTGCCGGCGGGTCTGCAAAACGCGCAGAAGCTGCCCGAGCCGATCTTCACGCCGGCCGCCAAGGCCGAAATGGGTCATCACGACGAAAACATCACGTACAACGAGATGGAGCGTCGCATCGGCACCGAACTGTCGGCCACGATCCGCGACATCTCGATCAAGCTGTACAAGGAAGCGGCGGATTACGCGGCGACCCGCGGCATCATCATCGCGGACACCAAGTTCGAGTTCGGTCTGGACAACCATGGCAAGCTGTATCTGATGGACGAAGCGTTGACCGCGGATTCGTCGCGCTTCTGGCCGGCGGATCAGTATCAGGTCGGCACGAACCCGCCGTCGTTCGACAAGCAGTTCGTGCGCGACTGGCTCGAAACGCAAACGTGGAAGAAAGAACCGCCGGCGCCGAAGCTGCCGGACGAAGTGGTCACGAAGACGGGCGAAAAGTATCAGGAAGCGCTCGAACGCCTGACTGGCCAGAAGCTCGCCTGA
- the purE gene encoding 5-(carboxyamino)imidazole ribonucleotide mutase, whose translation MSEAQTAHTHGAPVVGVLMGSSSDWEVMKNAVAILQEFGVPYEAKVVSAHRMPDEMFAYAESARERGIRAIIAGAGGAAHLPGMLAAKTTVPVLGVPVASKYLKGVDSLHSIVQMPKGVPVATFAIGEAGAANAALFAVSILSGTSAEYAEKLAAFRVRQNEAAHAMVLPAL comes from the coding sequence ATGAGTGAAGCTCAAACCGCCCATACGCATGGCGCGCCGGTTGTCGGCGTGCTGATGGGCTCCAGTTCCGACTGGGAAGTGATGAAAAACGCCGTGGCGATTCTGCAGGAATTCGGCGTGCCGTACGAAGCGAAGGTGGTGTCCGCGCACCGCATGCCCGACGAAATGTTCGCCTATGCTGAAAGCGCGCGCGAGCGCGGGATCCGCGCGATCATCGCGGGCGCGGGCGGCGCGGCGCATCTGCCGGGCATGCTGGCGGCCAAGACCACGGTGCCGGTGCTCGGCGTGCCGGTGGCGAGCAAGTACCTGAAGGGCGTCGATTCGCTGCATTCGATCGTGCAGATGCCCAAGGGCGTGCCGGTCGCCACGTTCGCAATCGGCGAAGCGGGCGCGGCGAATGCGGCGCTGTTCGCGGTGTCGATTCTGAGCGGCACGAGCGCCGAGTACGCAGAGAAACTGGCGGCGTTCCGCGTACGCCAGAATGAAGCGGCTCATGCGATGGTATTGCCGGCGCTGTAA
- a CDS encoding 5-(carboxyamino)imidazole ribonucleotide synthase, producing MNPDNTPVSPILPGAWLGMVGGGQLGRMFCFAAQAMGYRVAILDPDENSPAGAVADRHLRAAYDDEASLTELARLCAAVSTEFENVPAASLDFLAKTTFVSPAGRCVAVAQDRIAEKRFIASSGVTVAPHVVIESSDALAALDDAALEAVLPGILKTARMGYDGKGQIRVRNAEEVREAHASLAGVPCVLEKRLPLKFEVSALIARAASGASAIYPLAQNTHRDGVLSHTIVPAPDASPTLVEQAQQAALQIAEKLGYVGVLCVEFFILEDGSLVANEMAPRPHNSGHYTVDACATSQFEQQVRAMTGMPLGDTRQHSPAVMLNILGDVWFPDGPKGAAVTPPWHEVAAMPAARLHLYGKEEARCGRKMGHVNFTAATLEEARTAGRDCARLLHILTS from the coding sequence ATGAACCCAGACAACACACCGGTTTCACCGATTCTGCCCGGCGCATGGCTTGGCATGGTCGGTGGCGGCCAGCTCGGCCGTATGTTCTGCTTTGCCGCTCAGGCCATGGGCTATCGCGTCGCCATACTCGACCCGGACGAAAACAGTCCGGCGGGCGCCGTGGCCGACCGCCATCTGCGCGCGGCTTACGACGACGAAGCGTCGCTGACCGAACTCGCGCGATTGTGCGCGGCGGTGTCGACCGAATTCGAGAACGTGCCGGCGGCGAGCCTCGATTTCCTCGCCAAGACCACCTTCGTTAGCCCGGCCGGCCGTTGCGTCGCCGTGGCGCAAGACCGCATTGCCGAGAAGCGCTTTATCGCGTCGTCGGGCGTGACGGTGGCGCCGCACGTGGTGATCGAATCGTCGGACGCGCTTGCCGCGCTCGACGACGCAGCGCTCGAAGCCGTGCTGCCCGGCATCCTCAAAACGGCCCGCATGGGCTACGACGGCAAAGGCCAGATTCGCGTGCGCAACGCGGAAGAAGTGCGCGAGGCGCATGCGTCGCTCGCCGGCGTGCCGTGCGTGCTCGAAAAGCGTTTGCCGCTGAAGTTCGAAGTCTCTGCGCTGATCGCGCGTGCGGCGAGCGGTGCGTCGGCGATTTATCCGCTCGCGCAGAACACGCATCGCGACGGCGTGCTGTCGCACACCATCGTGCCGGCGCCGGACGCGAGCCCGACGCTCGTCGAACAGGCGCAGCAGGCCGCGTTGCAAATCGCCGAGAAGCTCGGCTATGTAGGCGTGCTGTGCGTCGAGTTTTTCATTCTCGAAGACGGCTCGCTGGTGGCCAACGAAATGGCGCCGCGTCCGCACAATTCCGGCCACTACACGGTGGACGCCTGCGCGACCAGCCAGTTCGAACAGCAGGTCCGCGCCATGACCGGCATGCCGCTCGGCGACACGCGCCAGCACTCGCCGGCGGTGATGCTGAACATTCTCGGCGACGTGTGGTTTCCGGACGGCCCGAAGGGCGCGGCGGTCACGCCGCCGTGGCACGAAGTCGCCGCCATGCCGGCGGCGCGTCTGCATCTGTACGGCAAGGAAGAAGCGCGTTGCGGCCGCAAGATGGGCCACGTGAACTTCACGGCGGCGACGCTCGAAGAAGCCCGCACGGCCGGGCGCGATTGCGCGCGGCTTTTGCACATTCTCACGAGCTGA
- a CDS encoding L-threonylcarbamoyladenylate synthase, which yields MPDQPKPAEAEGAASVLPVSAAQIEHAAALLDAGGLVAFPTETVYGLGGDAESPDAVARIYAAKGRPANHPVIVHLAPNGDPNYWVEHLPADAQRLIDAFWPGPLTLILKRAAHIDPAVSGGQDSVGLRCPSHPVAQALLQAFSALRGGHGGVAAPSANRFGHVSPTTAQHVRDEFGGAIHVLDGGASDVGIESTIVDLSRGFPALLRPGRVTPQDIADVLGEAPRLPDGSDATAPRASGTLKAHYAPRTPLALLPFGALEPLLAARDAGERVALVARASRAGHWADAEGVHFIAAPEDPHLYARELYGLLRALDRANVTRILIEKLPDTIEWIAVNDRLGRAAAAFEAQG from the coding sequence ATGCCGGATCAACCGAAACCCGCTGAAGCCGAAGGCGCCGCGAGCGTCTTGCCCGTGAGCGCCGCGCAGATCGAGCACGCGGCCGCGTTGCTCGACGCGGGCGGGCTGGTCGCGTTTCCCACGGAGACGGTGTATGGCCTCGGCGGCGACGCCGAGAGTCCGGACGCGGTCGCCCGCATTTACGCGGCGAAGGGCCGGCCGGCGAATCATCCGGTGATCGTGCATCTCGCACCGAATGGCGATCCGAACTACTGGGTCGAGCATTTACCGGCCGACGCGCAACGTCTGATCGACGCGTTCTGGCCGGGCCCGCTCACACTGATCCTGAAGCGCGCCGCGCATATCGATCCAGCCGTCAGCGGCGGCCAGGATTCGGTGGGCTTGCGTTGCCCGTCGCACCCGGTGGCGCAAGCGTTGTTGCAAGCGTTCAGCGCATTGCGCGGCGGACATGGCGGCGTGGCCGCACCGTCGGCGAACCGCTTTGGGCATGTCAGCCCGACCACCGCGCAGCATGTGCGCGACGAGTTCGGCGGGGCGATTCATGTGCTGGACGGCGGCGCGTCGGACGTCGGCATCGAATCGACGATTGTCGATCTGTCGCGCGGATTCCCAGCGCTGTTGAGACCGGGCCGCGTCACCCCGCAAGATATCGCCGACGTGCTCGGCGAAGCGCCGCGTCTGCCGGATGGATCGGACGCCACCGCGCCGCGCGCTTCGGGCACGTTGAAGGCGCATTACGCACCGCGCACGCCGCTGGCGCTATTGCCGTTCGGCGCGCTCGAGCCTCTGCTCGCTGCACGCGACGCGGGCGAGCGGGTCGCGCTGGTAGCGCGGGCATCGCGAGCGGGCCATTGGGCGGATGCCGAAGGCGTGCATTTCATCGCCGCGCCGGAAGATCCGCATCTCTATGCGCGCGAGTTGTATGGCTTGCTCAGAGCGCTGGATCGCGCGAACGTCACGCGTATTCTGATCGAGAAGCTGCCCGACACGATTGAATGGATCGCTGTCAATGACCGGTTAGGAAGAGCCGCCGCGGCATTCGAAGCGCAGGGGTAA
- a CDS encoding SGNH/GDSL hydrolase family protein: protein MKQTTSKKQAWLRVTQIAMASTAFAMLVACGGGSDNNNNASSTPAGGVKLQVVSFGDSLSDVGTYAPVIQSSFGGGRFTTNPGEVWTQKVAEYYGGTLSAAYLGGFGKPLVAAGGFGYAQGGSDVVNPQGEGWAPNSMAATTVPVVTQVANYLSANTSFNANQLVLINGGANDIFQFAGTTANLTALATALATQYPQLVAAGQLPNTPAGQVTFIAGYLQQLPNPQIATAAAQLAAQIQTIVGSGATHVVVSTVPDIGNTPQGVQANAASPGAAALLTGITAAYNGILLQNLQARGLVGTGKVIVADAFTWLDQQLPNYQALGFTVSNTGTACNLSSMVANATAYATANPSATNGLTPAQYGSQFGSSLFCSPQTYTVAGADQTYMFADLVHPSTHLHALFAQYVTQQIAATGLGK from the coding sequence ATGAAACAAACAACATCGAAGAAACAAGCCTGGTTGCGCGTCACGCAGATCGCCATGGCCAGCACGGCGTTTGCCATGCTCGTCGCTTGCGGCGGCGGCAGCGACAACAACAACAACGCCAGCAGCACGCCGGCGGGCGGCGTGAAACTGCAGGTCGTGTCGTTCGGCGACAGCTTGTCGGACGTCGGCACGTACGCACCGGTGATCCAGTCGAGCTTCGGCGGCGGCCGCTTCACGACCAACCCGGGCGAAGTGTGGACGCAGAAGGTCGCGGAATACTACGGCGGCACGTTGAGCGCCGCGTATCTGGGCGGCTTCGGCAAACCGCTGGTGGCAGCCGGCGGCTTCGGCTACGCGCAAGGCGGCTCCGACGTCGTCAACCCGCAAGGCGAAGGCTGGGCGCCGAACAGCATGGCAGCCACGACGGTGCCGGTCGTGACCCAGGTGGCCAACTACCTGAGCGCGAACACGAGCTTCAACGCGAACCAGCTCGTGCTGATCAACGGCGGCGCGAACGACATCTTCCAATTCGCCGGCACCACGGCGAATCTGACGGCGCTCGCCACCGCGCTGGCTACGCAATATCCGCAACTCGTCGCGGCGGGCCAACTGCCGAACACGCCGGCGGGCCAGGTGACGTTCATCGCCGGCTACCTGCAGCAGTTGCCGAACCCGCAGATCGCTACGGCGGCCGCGCAACTCGCCGCGCAGATTCAAACCATCGTCGGCTCGGGCGCGACGCACGTGGTGGTCTCGACGGTGCCGGACATCGGCAACACGCCGCAAGGCGTTCAGGCCAACGCGGCCTCGCCCGGCGCGGCTGCACTGCTGACGGGCATTACCGCGGCGTATAACGGCATCCTGCTGCAGAACCTGCAGGCACGTGGTCTGGTGGGTACGGGCAAGGTCATCGTGGCCGATGCGTTCACGTGGCTGGACCAGCAATTGCCGAACTACCAGGCGCTGGGCTTCACGGTGTCCAACACGGGCACGGCGTGTAACCTGTCGTCGATGGTGGCGAATGCAACCGCGTACGCAACCGCGAACCCGAGCGCCACGAACGGCCTGACGCCGGCTCAGTACGGTTCGCAGTTCGGCTCGTCGCTGTTCTGCTCGCCGCAGACCTATACGGTGGCCGGCGCTGACCAGACCTACATGTTCGCGGATCTGGTTCACCCGAGCACGCACCTGCACGCGTTGTTCGCGCAGTACGTCACGCAACAGATCGCGGCGACGGGTCTGGGCAAGTAA